The Arenicella xantha genome window below encodes:
- a CDS encoding TAXI family TRAP transporter solute-binding subunit, whose translation MPISTKSSWRRKSLTILGSKRIKLGRTVRFTILCLLMVLSWTNAQSAAPKPEFIVIGTGGLTGVYYPAGGAICRIVNRYRKEQGIRCSVESTRGSVANLNTLGDGDIDLAIAQSDTQYHAYNGTDVFTKYGANKNLRTVFNLHAEPFTVVASERSGIKTFDDLKGKRVNIGRPGSGQRQTMNALMRAKGWTSEDFASVHELTSIDHSRALCDDIIDAFVYSVGHPAGSIKEAANGCKIRLIPVTGEAVDSLINSNRYYQRMRIAGDMYRGNKQDTETIGVRASLIASQAISPDLIYLLVKDVFENLGAMQKMHPAFKSLEAAEMAPSNPLVPLHDGAKRYFSETGMLPGES comes from the coding sequence ATGCCCATATCAACTAAATCCAGTTGGCGCCGTAAATCGCTAACAATTCTCGGTTCAAAACGCATCAAACTAGGGCGCACCGTTAGGTTCACCATCTTGTGTTTACTGATGGTATTAAGCTGGACGAACGCACAATCTGCCGCCCCCAAACCAGAGTTTATAGTCATCGGAACGGGCGGCTTAACCGGCGTATATTACCCAGCCGGCGGTGCAATTTGTCGCATCGTAAACCGCTACCGAAAGGAACAAGGAATTCGCTGCTCAGTGGAAAGCACACGCGGCTCAGTTGCTAACCTAAACACCTTAGGCGACGGCGACATCGACCTTGCAATTGCCCAGTCTGATACGCAATATCATGCCTATAACGGTACCGACGTATTCACTAAATACGGGGCCAATAAAAACCTGCGCACGGTATTCAACCTACACGCTGAACCGTTCACCGTCGTGGCAAGTGAGCGGTCAGGTATCAAGACCTTTGATGATCTTAAAGGTAAGCGGGTTAATATTGGTCGACCAGGGTCTGGTCAACGCCAAACCATGAATGCCTTGATGCGTGCTAAGGGTTGGACTTCCGAAGATTTCGCGTCGGTACACGAGCTCACGTCAATCGATCACTCGCGCGCGCTGTGCGACGACATCATTGACGCCTTCGTTTACTCGGTTGGTCATCCAGCCGGATCCATAAAGGAAGCCGCAAATGGATGCAAAATCCGCTTAATACCAGTAACTGGTGAAGCGGTAGATAGCTTAATTAACAGCAATCGTTATTACCAGCGTATGCGCATTGCTGGCGACATGTATCGAGGAAACAAGCAGGACACCGAAACCATTGGGGTTAGAGCATCGTTGATTGCATCTCAAGCTATTTCGCCTGACCTTATCTATTTGCTAGTGAAAGACGTATTCGAAAATTTAGGCGCGATGCAAAAAATGCATCCGGCATTTAAATCGCTTGAAGCAGCTGAAATGGCTCCAAGCAACCCGCTGGTGCCCCTGCATGATGGTGCAAAACGCTACTTTAGTGAAACGGGCATGCTGCCTGGTGAGTCGTAG
- a CDS encoding aromatic amino acid transport family protein — MKLSEKPIWHGVALVVGGAIGAGMFALPIVSSGMWFNWAVLAMLFVWGITYLAARLLADVNMLFPAGTSFYTLTKRVLGQGLAWSNSVSIAFILFILLYAYMTAGASITEHLLQTFGRDVPSLPRRSLSLVFALVLALLVSMGTTLVSRISSVLLVGMVVAFASANYSLLDHVQLARLDVGQLSPELFNYSWAALPVLVTAFACGGLVPSLVKYYPERPKAVVNSLFYGTLLVLVVYVLWLLITFGALPRSAYLPVIEQGGNVGDLVAAIRSESSTGPAGAALAWFSRFAIVTSFLSIGLSLFHFVGDLLHWQAGIAGRFKTGLVTFVPPALLSFIFPYGFVSAIGYAGLMVAFSFFVLPALMHGRRFGWSAASRLVVAAGLLIALLKVLSMLSLLPVYAA, encoded by the coding sequence ATGAAATTAAGCGAAAAGCCTATTTGGCATGGCGTGGCCTTGGTGGTGGGAGGCGCGATTGGTGCCGGCATGTTCGCCTTGCCGATTGTGTCTTCGGGCATGTGGTTTAATTGGGCTGTACTTGCCATGCTGTTTGTCTGGGGTATCACCTATTTGGCAGCGCGCTTATTGGCAGACGTCAATATGTTGTTTCCCGCTGGTACAAGTTTTTATACTCTAACCAAGCGCGTGTTAGGGCAAGGGCTAGCTTGGTCGAATAGCGTATCAATTGCGTTTATTTTGTTCATTTTGCTGTATGCCTATATGACTGCCGGGGCAAGCATCACTGAGCATTTGTTACAGACCTTTGGACGTGATGTGCCGAGTTTGCCGAGACGTTCGTTGAGCTTAGTATTTGCGCTGGTGTTGGCATTGCTAGTGAGCATGGGGACGACGTTGGTGAGTCGTATAAGCTCGGTGCTGCTAGTGGGCATGGTTGTGGCATTTGCTAGTGCGAATTACTCACTGCTTGACCATGTGCAACTGGCTAGATTGGATGTCGGCCAGTTGTCACCAGAACTATTCAACTACAGCTGGGCCGCGTTGCCGGTGCTGGTGACTGCATTCGCCTGTGGTGGGCTCGTGCCAAGCTTAGTGAAGTATTATCCTGAGCGACCAAAGGCGGTAGTCAATAGCTTGTTTTATGGTACTTTGCTGGTTCTCGTTGTGTATGTATTGTGGTTGCTAATCACCTTCGGTGCTTTGCCGAGGTCAGCCTACTTGCCGGTGATTGAGCAAGGAGGCAATGTCGGTGATTTGGTGGCCGCTATACGGTCCGAATCATCAACCGGGCCAGCCGGCGCAGCGCTAGCTTGGTTTTCTCGATTTGCGATTGTGACGTCCTTTTTGAGTATTGGCTTGAGTCTGTTTCACTTTGTTGGGGATCTATTGCACTGGCAAGCGGGCATAGCGGGGCGGTTCAAGACCGGGTTGGTGACGTTTGTTCCACCGGCTTTATTGAGTTTCATATTTCCCTATGGCTTCGTTTCGGCAATCGGGTATGCCGGATTGATGGTGGCCTTTAGCTTTTTTGTGTTGCCGGCACTGATGCATGGGCGCCGTTTCGGTTGGAGTGCCGCATCACGGTTGGTAGTTGCAGCCGGGCTGTTGATTGCTCTACTTAAGGTGCTCTCGATGTTGTCGCTACTGCCGGTCTATGCGGCTTAA
- a CDS encoding alanine/glycine:cation symporter family protein, giving the protein MLNQIIALVNDVLWGQWQVLIVLLVLAGLWFSISLGAIQIRHFGHMFALIRNSTGSDKDGISSFQALCTSLSARVGTGNLAGVALAISVGGAGAVFWMWVIALLGMATGFAESLLAQVYKVRDSHKEFRGGPAYYIEMGLGKRWLAVLFSICLFLGYGLFFSAMQANTIADALNNAYGVNTLYSGIVITAVAGAIVIGGLRTIARFAELVVPVMGVLYVITALGVTLMNISLVPEMLGNIISSAFGLQEAGAGALGAAIKAGIQRGLYSNEAGSGSAPHAAAGASPNPNHPATQGFIQMLGVFFDTIILCTCTAVIILLAGDIPSGNMTGIRLTQEAMTHHIGGYGLHFVSLAITLFAFTSVVANYAYAQSNLRVFRLDNKFGNAGYTVAYLSMVLWGSGATLKEVWAAADMALGLMTVVNVTALVLLTPTIVAVSRDYFSQHAQGLKPTFDKTKCPVQGDTEPGIWN; this is encoded by the coding sequence ATGCTTAATCAAATTATTGCCCTAGTAAACGATGTGCTATGGGGGCAGTGGCAAGTTCTCATCGTGCTGTTAGTACTGGCAGGTCTTTGGTTTAGCATCTCGCTTGGAGCCATTCAAATTCGGCACTTTGGTCATATGTTTGCGCTGATTCGCAACAGTACCGGCTCAGATAAAGACGGCATTAGCTCGTTCCAAGCTTTGTGCACTAGCTTGTCGGCACGAGTCGGCACCGGCAATCTCGCTGGCGTCGCACTAGCGATCTCTGTCGGCGGTGCTGGTGCGGTGTTCTGGATGTGGGTTATTGCTTTACTCGGCATGGCAACCGGCTTTGCCGAAAGCTTACTCGCACAAGTCTACAAAGTGCGCGACAGTCATAAGGAGTTTCGCGGCGGCCCTGCTTACTACATTGAAATGGGGCTCGGGAAGCGCTGGCTGGCGGTCTTGTTCTCTATTTGCCTGTTCTTGGGCTACGGTCTATTTTTTAGCGCCATGCAAGCCAATACCATAGCGGATGCCTTAAACAACGCCTATGGAGTTAATACGCTCTACTCCGGAATAGTCATCACTGCGGTGGCTGGGGCTATTGTCATTGGCGGACTACGCACCATCGCGCGCTTCGCTGAGCTAGTCGTTCCCGTCATGGGCGTGCTGTATGTGATTACTGCCCTCGGTGTCACACTGATGAATATCAGCTTGGTGCCTGAAATGCTCGGCAATATCATAAGTTCAGCGTTCGGCTTACAAGAAGCCGGTGCTGGGGCACTTGGCGCCGCCATTAAAGCAGGCATCCAGCGTGGACTGTATTCCAACGAAGCTGGGTCCGGCAGCGCTCCACACGCGGCGGCCGGTGCATCGCCCAATCCCAATCATCCAGCCACACAAGGGTTTATTCAAATGCTTGGCGTGTTTTTTGACACCATTATTTTATGCACCTGCACGGCTGTGATTATCCTATTGGCTGGTGACATTCCAAGCGGCAATATGACGGGCATTCGACTCACGCAAGAGGCGATGACCCATCACATTGGTGGTTATGGTCTACACTTTGTATCACTAGCCATTACCCTATTTGCATTTACCTCAGTGGTAGCAAATTACGCTTATGCACAAAGCAATTTACGCGTGTTCCGGCTCGACAATAAATTCGGCAATGCCGGATATACAGTGGCTTACCTAAGCATGGTGTTATGGGGGTCAGGAGCAACCCTAAAAGAAGTCTGGGCCGCCGCCGATATGGCGCTTGGCCTAATGACGGTTGTCAATGTAACAGCCTTAGTACTGTTAACACCGACCATTGTTGCGGTATCGCGAGACTATTTCTCGCAACACGCACAAGGCCTAAAACCCACATTCGACAAAACCAAATGCCCGGTACAAGGTGACACCGAACCCGGCATTTGGAACTAG
- a CDS encoding NupC/NupG family nucleoside CNT transporter — MDYLPNLQSALGLVAFPLIALLFCRGQRRINVKLWLAAVCLQVVLALVFLKLPLFQALFGAMNQAVLALQAATTAGTSFVFGYLGGGDLPFDELRPGTSYILAFQAFPLIIVIGALTALLSHWRILPLIIEGLAKIFTRTLNIGGAVALSGAANIFIGMIEAPLFIRNSIKKLSNSELFMVMTLGMSTVAGTVLVLYATFLNEVISNAVGHILTASIMSVPAAVMISLTMVPQNGEPTSSDAEVAFDYSGPMDAITQGAVSAMQMMLGILALIITFIALVTLTNSMLGLFPDYAGAPLSLERVLGWIMAPLCWLMGIPWDEAPTAGTLMGVKTIFNEFLAFIQQSQLPADALSPRSDLVISYALCGFANFGSLGILIGGLSAMAPERRKEITQLGLLSIVSGTLATCMTASVIGVLTLS; from the coding sequence ATGGACTACCTTCCAAATCTTCAAAGCGCATTGGGCCTCGTTGCGTTCCCTTTGATCGCACTGCTATTTTGCCGTGGTCAACGACGCATCAATGTCAAATTATGGCTCGCCGCGGTATGCCTCCAAGTGGTATTAGCCCTGGTATTCCTTAAGTTGCCGTTGTTTCAAGCGCTGTTCGGCGCAATGAACCAAGCCGTGTTAGCCTTGCAAGCGGCTACTACAGCGGGAACTTCTTTTGTGTTTGGTTATCTTGGTGGTGGTGATTTACCGTTTGATGAGCTGCGGCCAGGCACCAGCTATATTCTTGCTTTTCAGGCATTTCCATTGATTATCGTGATTGGCGCGCTGACCGCATTGTTGTCGCATTGGCGAATTTTACCGTTGATAATTGAAGGACTGGCAAAAATATTTACGCGAACTTTGAACATTGGCGGCGCAGTGGCCTTGTCTGGTGCGGCAAATATATTTATCGGTATGATCGAAGCTCCGCTATTTATCCGCAACAGTATTAAAAAATTGAGCAATTCAGAGCTTTTTATGGTGATGACGCTCGGCATGTCAACGGTTGCCGGTACTGTGTTGGTTTTGTATGCCACCTTTCTCAATGAGGTGATTTCGAATGCCGTGGGCCACATTTTGACTGCGTCGATTATGAGTGTGCCAGCGGCGGTCATGATTTCGCTCACGATGGTGCCGCAAAATGGTGAACCGACCTCATCGGATGCCGAGGTGGCTTTCGACTATTCCGGTCCGATGGACGCCATAACCCAAGGTGCGGTCAGCGCCATGCAGATGATGCTGGGTATTTTGGCATTAATTATTACTTTCATTGCCTTGGTCACACTGACTAACTCTATGTTGGGCTTATTCCCCGACTATGCTGGAGCGCCGCTGTCTTTGGAGCGTGTTCTTGGTTGGATCATGGCACCATTATGTTGGTTGATGGGTATTCCTTGGGATGAAGCGCCAACGGCGGGAACCTTGATGGGCGTTAAAACCATATTCAATGAATTTTTGGCATTTATTCAACAGAGCCAACTGCCCGCTGACGCATTGAGTCCACGCAGTGATTTGGTGATCAGTTACGCCCTTTGCGGTTTTGCCAATTTTGGAAGTCTCGGGATCTTGATCGGTGGGCTGTCGGCCATGGCGCCAGAGCGTCGCAAAGAGATTACTCAATTAGGACTATTAAGTATCGTTAGTGGTACTTTGGCTACATGTATGACCGCCAGCGTGATAGGGGTATTGACCTTAAGTTAG
- a CDS encoding TonB-dependent receptor → MSHRLAIGFSKALTLIVLGLFTTAALAQSTTSSIRGKLLDTSGNPVSNAEVVVTDQRTGSTRRVSSNDSGTFFASNLVVGGPYKVSINGSKTVEVENIALGDIYQLNIDDLPVAGAAASTMEEVVVTGKSLGLEDVASGPSAVFSLYDLETAVAFDRDIKDVFSNDPRINLDDSSRGAGVNCAGKNPRFNGISIDGVSQNDRFGLNSNGYATANGQPFPFDAISQVSVELAPFDVTYGGFSACAINAVTKSGSNEWFGNAFYEYSSDSFRGDRIDVDGQQIDVGGGQDYTEETLGFTLGGPVIKDKLFFFLSYEQEESPRFTAQGYNGSGNGSERDWLSEADYSRILNAAQSIYGYDPGGQPGEGLNDVDKLLARLDWDINDQHRMSLIYNQFEGFEDRASDGDSYEFEFSNHFYRKGSDLSTTVLKLNSQWTDTLSTELFIGRNELEDSQVTVGDPDFADFQISINRDVVYLGADDSRQANALNYSSDLIKFNLQYLAGDHVITAGFEQDELDVFNQFVQHSRGGEYDFFDDSFDGGLSGIEKFEQGLPDRIYYGSAGGSNDANDAAASFTTTKRSLFIQDEYFFDDLGLTVVGGLRYEKFSIDDRPVFNPAFTAANGVANNANIDGVDLLMPRLGFTWDLTDTTTLRGGVGVFAGGNPNVWISNSYSNDGITNVQLQRSFDDSIFNLPLSGAGRPGFDVPQSMVDEVANTSVDSAATSNLALVDPNYEQPNELKFAIGATFDVSDELSIDTDLLYSKQRDSAVYVDLSQDVVGRTQYGAPIYASVRGSDNYMLTNSSNDANSYTLSVALRQAFESGAELSLGYAYSEAEDVAGMNSSVAGSNFDGVATSNPNNVEAGISEYNTQHRLTMKFNTEKNFFGNLNTRFSVYGVLKEGQGTSYTMSNTGLEDNGFGNRQLLYVPRTNDTAVLYGEGFDRASFDAFIASEGLARGQFVGRNEADSKASARLDLRIDQELPSIGGFEPRLYLKVNNLLNMLNNSWGAQYDAQFVSEQAVETSVNSDGQLVFERFADPSTSVLIEDFSVWEARVGIEVKF, encoded by the coding sequence ATGTCGCATAGACTTGCCATTGGCTTTTCTAAAGCCTTAACCTTAATCGTGCTTGGTCTGTTTACGACCGCTGCTCTTGCGCAGAGCACAACATCCTCAATCCGCGGAAAACTGCTGGATACCAGCGGTAATCCAGTCAGCAACGCCGAAGTAGTAGTTACTGACCAACGTACTGGCTCAACTCGCCGGGTAAGCTCGAACGACTCCGGTACGTTCTTCGCTTCAAACCTAGTTGTTGGTGGTCCTTACAAAGTATCTATCAATGGCAGCAAAACTGTTGAAGTAGAGAACATCGCTCTTGGCGATATCTACCAATTGAATATCGACGACCTTCCAGTTGCAGGCGCTGCCGCCAGCACCATGGAAGAAGTCGTAGTGACAGGTAAATCGCTTGGACTCGAAGATGTAGCTTCAGGCCCATCAGCCGTGTTCTCTTTATACGACCTTGAAACAGCTGTCGCTTTCGACCGTGACATCAAAGACGTATTCAGCAACGACCCACGCATCAATTTGGATGACTCAAGCCGCGGCGCCGGCGTTAACTGTGCGGGTAAAAACCCACGCTTTAACGGTATTTCGATCGATGGCGTTTCACAAAATGACCGCTTCGGTTTAAACAGCAACGGCTACGCAACAGCGAATGGTCAGCCATTTCCGTTTGACGCGATATCACAAGTATCGGTAGAACTAGCGCCATTTGACGTCACTTACGGTGGCTTCTCAGCTTGCGCGATCAACGCGGTAACTAAGTCAGGTAGCAACGAGTGGTTTGGTAATGCGTTCTACGAATATTCAAGCGACAGCTTTCGTGGCGATCGCATTGATGTCGACGGACAACAAATCGACGTCGGTGGCGGCCAAGACTACACCGAAGAGACCTTAGGTTTCACTCTTGGTGGTCCAGTTATTAAAGACAAGTTGTTCTTCTTCCTTTCTTACGAACAAGAAGAGTCTCCTCGCTTTACTGCACAGGGCTACAACGGATCAGGCAATGGTTCAGAGCGCGACTGGTTAAGTGAAGCTGACTACAGCCGAATTCTTAATGCCGCGCAAAGCATTTACGGTTATGACCCAGGTGGTCAACCTGGTGAAGGCTTAAACGATGTTGACAAGTTATTGGCCCGCCTAGATTGGGACATTAACGACCAACACCGTATGTCGTTGATTTATAACCAATTCGAAGGCTTCGAAGATCGTGCTTCTGACGGCGATTCTTACGAATTTGAATTCTCAAATCACTTCTACCGTAAAGGCAGCGATCTCAGCACCACCGTGTTGAAATTGAACTCGCAGTGGACAGACACTTTATCAACTGAGTTGTTCATCGGCCGCAATGAGTTAGAAGACTCACAAGTTACCGTTGGCGACCCAGATTTCGCTGACTTCCAAATCAGCATCAATCGCGATGTGGTTTACCTTGGTGCGGATGACTCACGTCAAGCCAACGCATTAAACTACTCATCTGATTTAATCAAATTCAACTTGCAATATTTAGCTGGTGATCACGTGATTACTGCTGGTTTTGAACAAGATGAGTTAGACGTATTCAACCAGTTCGTGCAACATTCACGCGGCGGTGAGTACGACTTCTTCGACGATTCATTCGATGGCGGCTTAAGCGGTATTGAAAAGTTTGAGCAAGGCTTACCTGATCGCATCTACTACGGTAGCGCCGGTGGCAGCAATGATGCCAACGATGCAGCGGCCAGCTTCACAACAACTAAGCGTTCACTGTTCATTCAAGATGAGTATTTCTTTGATGACTTAGGCTTAACCGTTGTTGGTGGCTTACGTTATGAAAAATTCAGCATTGATGACCGCCCTGTATTCAACCCTGCTTTCACCGCAGCCAACGGCGTTGCTAACAATGCCAACATTGACGGCGTTGACCTGTTAATGCCACGTTTGGGCTTCACTTGGGACCTCACCGATACAACTACTCTACGTGGTGGTGTTGGGGTATTCGCAGGCGGCAATCCAAACGTTTGGATTTCAAACTCGTATAGCAACGATGGTATTACCAACGTTCAATTACAACGCTCATTTGACGACTCAATATTCAACCTTCCGTTGAGCGGCGCGGGTCGCCCTGGTTTCGACGTACCACAATCGATGGTTGATGAAGTAGCTAACACTTCTGTTGATTCAGCGGCTACCAGCAACTTGGCATTGGTTGATCCAAACTACGAGCAGCCAAACGAGTTGAAATTCGCGATTGGTGCAACGTTTGATGTGTCTGATGAACTTTCAATCGACACTGATCTTTTGTATTCGAAGCAACGTGATTCAGCAGTTTATGTTGACTTATCGCAAGATGTAGTTGGCCGTACTCAATACGGCGCGCCGATTTATGCAAGCGTACGTGGCAGTGACAACTACATGCTGACTAACTCAAGCAACGATGCCAACTCATACACCTTATCGGTAGCATTGCGTCAAGCCTTTGAGTCAGGTGCCGAACTAAGCTTAGGTTATGCGTACAGCGAAGCTGAAGACGTAGCGGGCATGAACTCCTCAGTCGCAGGCTCTAACTTTGACGGTGTTGCTACTAGCAACCCGAATAACGTTGAAGCTGGCATCTCGGAGTACAATACTCAGCACCGCTTGACTATGAAATTCAACACCGAGAAAAACTTTTTCGGCAATTTGAATACACGCTTCTCAGTCTACGGCGTATTAAAAGAAGGCCAAGGCACTAGCTACACAATGAGCAATACCGGCCTTGAAGACAATGGGTTCGGAAATCGCCAGTTGTTATATGTACCTCGCACAAATGATACTGCGGTACTGTATGGCGAAGGGTTTGATCGTGCTTCTTTCGATGCATTCATTGCCTCTGAAGGTTTGGCTCGCGGACAATTTGTTGGTCGTAACGAAGCTGACTCAAAAGCCAGTGCTCGCCTCGACTTACGAATTGATCAAGAGCTACCAAGCATTGGTGGTTTCGAGCCGCGTTTGTACCTAAAAGTTAACAACCTTCTAAACATGTTAAACAACAGCTGGGGCGCTCAATATGACGCTCAATTCGTTAGCGAACAAGCCGTTGAAACCAGCGTGAATAGCGATGGTCAATTAGTATTCGAACGATTCGCTGATCCGTCTACTAGCGTACTTATCGAAGATTTCTCAGTATGGGAAGCTCGTGTTGGTATTGAAGTAAAGTTCTAA
- a CDS encoding NupC/NupG family nucleoside CNT transporter, translated as MTTLISLLGIATLLLVAIVFSKYRSSINWRTIVVAFLLQFLIGAFALYFPFGKSVLESISGGVSGVLGYAQSGISFLFGNLGSSGSPNIGFVFAFQVLPIIIFFSSLVSVLYYIGIMGWIIRAIGGALQKLLGTSRAESMSATANIFVSQTEAPLVIKPFVGKMSNSELFAVMVGGMATVAGSVLAGYVALGVEMKYLLAASFMAAPGGFLMAKLLMPETTEVNDHEEVIKEEHDQYANVIDAAAGGAAAGLQLAVNIGAMLIAFVALIAMLNGLLGWVGGLAGMPELSMQLVLGVLFKPVAFLLGVPWEESSVAGSLIGQKLVLNEFIAFVGFAEQADALSAHSKAVITFALCGFANFSSIAILLGGLATIAPHRRSDVARMGLRAVSAAFMANLMSAAIAGFFLSLA; from the coding sequence TTGACCACATTGATTAGTTTGTTGGGTATCGCTACGTTGTTGCTCGTGGCGATCGTATTTTCCAAGTATCGGAGTTCGATTAACTGGCGCACCATAGTGGTGGCATTCTTGCTACAGTTTTTGATCGGCGCGTTTGCGCTGTACTTCCCTTTTGGGAAGTCGGTGCTGGAAAGCATCTCTGGTGGCGTGTCTGGTGTGCTCGGCTATGCTCAATCAGGTATCAGCTTCCTATTTGGTAACTTGGGAAGCAGCGGCAGCCCCAATATTGGATTCGTGTTTGCGTTTCAGGTTTTACCTATCATCATATTTTTCTCAAGCTTGGTGTCAGTGCTGTACTACATCGGCATTATGGGATGGATTATTCGCGCCATTGGTGGTGCGCTGCAAAAGTTATTGGGCACCAGTCGTGCTGAATCAATGTCAGCGACGGCCAATATATTTGTTAGTCAAACCGAAGCACCATTGGTGATCAAGCCGTTTGTTGGCAAGATGAGCAACTCTGAATTGTTTGCCGTTATGGTTGGTGGAATGGCAACCGTGGCTGGGTCGGTGTTAGCGGGCTACGTTGCGCTTGGCGTTGAGATGAAGTATTTGTTGGCAGCTAGCTTTATGGCAGCGCCTGGTGGCTTTTTGATGGCTAAGCTACTGATGCCGGAAACGACTGAAGTGAATGATCATGAAGAAGTAATCAAAGAAGAGCATGATCAATACGCTAATGTTATTGATGCCGCCGCCGGTGGCGCGGCAGCGGGTTTGCAGCTGGCGGTTAATATTGGTGCGATGTTGATAGCCTTTGTTGCGCTAATCGCAATGCTCAATGGTTTGCTCGGCTGGGTTGGCGGTTTAGCCGGTATGCCGGAACTGTCGATGCAGTTGGTGCTTGGCGTGCTGTTTAAGCCAGTAGCCTTTTTGTTGGGCGTGCCGTGGGAAGAGAGCTCGGTAGCCGGCAGTTTGATTGGTCAGAAATTGGTGCTTAATGAATTTATAGCATTCGTCGGCTTTGCGGAGCAGGCTGATGCACTAAGTGCACATTCGAAAGCGGTCATTACGTTTGCCTTGTGTGGTTTCGCTAATTTTTCTTCGATTGCCATATTGCTCGGTGGGCTCGCAACAATAGCGCCACATCGGCGCTCAGATGTAGCCAGAATGGGGTTGCGCGCAGTATCCGCCGCATTTATGGCAAACTTAATGAGTGCGGCCATTGCGGGTTTCTTTTTGTCGTTGGCCTAA
- the udk gene encoding uridine kinase codes for MAQSIIAIVGASASGKTLFTQTVYNELSAELGGSSLAVLEEDAYYRDQSHLPVKLREKTNYDHPDAFEHDLLLSHLESLRAGEAIDVPIYDFTQHNRSLNTRRVPPAGVVIVEGILLLTNPALRDFFDIKAFIDTPLDVCLLRRIERDMRERGRSFDSIAEQYENTVRPMYYEFIEPCKQHADIVVTGGGKNRVAIDMVKHNIRSTLAN; via the coding sequence TTGGCCCAATCCATCATTGCCATTGTTGGGGCATCCGCTTCCGGCAAAACATTATTCACGCAAACGGTCTATAACGAGTTAAGCGCCGAACTCGGTGGCAGTTCGTTGGCTGTGCTTGAAGAGGATGCGTACTATCGTGACCAGAGCCATTTGCCGGTTAAGCTACGCGAAAAAACCAATTATGATCATCCTGATGCATTTGAGCATGATTTATTGTTATCGCATCTTGAATCACTGCGGGCCGGCGAAGCAATCGATGTGCCAATTTATGATTTCACGCAGCATAATCGCTCGCTCAATACGCGCCGCGTTCCACCGGCTGGCGTGGTCATCGTTGAGGGGATCTTGCTGTTAACTAACCCGGCATTGCGCGATTTCTTTGACATTAAAGCTTTTATAGATACCCCGCTTGATGTGTGTCTGTTGCGTCGAATTGAGCGCGATATGCGTGAGCGCGGCCGGAGTTTTGATTCTATCGCCGAGCAGTACGAAAACACGGTGCGGCCAATGTATTATGAATTTATTGAGCCCTGTAAGCAGCATGCTGATATCGTAGTTACCGGCGGCGGTAAAAACCGAGTTGCAATCGATATGGTCAAACATAATATTCGATCGACGCTTGCCAATTGA